The Girardinichthys multiradiatus isolate DD_20200921_A chromosome Y, DD_fGirMul_XY1, whole genome shotgun sequence genome has a window encoding:
- the LOC124864009 gene encoding LOW QUALITY PROTEIN: ATP-sensitive inward rectifier potassium channel 12-like (The sequence of the model RefSeq protein was modified relative to this genomic sequence to represent the inferred CDS: substituted 1 base at 1 genomic stop codon), with translation MTGAMGTSRSNRYSIVSDIIPEEELEKISSLALYNGRSSAKVKEQRDVDREGGGRKPAASTVVPGTSGQSSMNNYNGKALTRSSNQVRSRFVKKNGQCNVVFTNMEDRSQRYLADIFTTCVDTRWRYLLLIFCTSFLVSWLIFGLIFYIVALAHGDFKEPNQKANGLVPGMYGPSSGHSVGGQTQRMPCILHVQGFVGALLFSMETQTTIGYGWRCVTXECPLAVLTVVIQSIVGCIIDCFMIGTIMVKMARPKKRNQTLIFSKNAVIALRDGKLCLMWRVGNLRRSHIVEAHVRAQLIRSYVTAEGEFIPLEQMDLNVGYDEGTDRLFLVSPLVIVHEIDKDSPLYTLSRADLDADDFEIVVILEGMVEATAMTTQFRSSYLVKEIFWGHRFEPVIYEDRDRYKIDYARFHNTYEVPSTPHLSAKELDEAASSASSAASPASAYRSTQDLIPRSLTAFCYENEVVLSCAEGEEEDIFDSTEMVGKDWAEERRTSVDFQSMFHDTETITPGSHNVMCVLDMDNNQMEFDILQTTIPLDPVTYKSEQEA, from the exons ATGACAGGTGCCATGGGAACAAGTAGATCCAACAG GTATAGCATTGTGTCAGACATCATACcagaggaggagctggagaagatTTCTAGTTTAGCACTCTACAATGGTCGCAGTTCTGCCAAAGTGAAGGAGCAAAGAGACGTAGACAGAGAGGGCGGTGGAAGGAAGCCTGCAGCCTCCACTGTTGTGCCTGGCACTAGCGGACAAAGCAGTATGAACAACTACAACGGGAAGGCCCTGACACGGAGCTCTAACCAAGTCCGGAGTCGCTTTgtgaagaagaatggacaaTGCAATGTAGTATTCACTAACATGGAAGACAGGAGTCAGCGCTACCTCGCAGATATCTTCACCACCTGTGTGGACACCCGGTGGAGATATCTACTACTTATATTCTGCACCAGCTTCCTCGTCTCTTGGCTGATATTTGGCTTAATCTTTTACATTGTCGCCCTTGCACATGGGGACTTTAAAGAGCCTAACCAGAAAGCAAATGGGCTGGTGCCAGGAATGTATGGACCTTCCTCTGGTCACTCAGTTGGGGGGCAGACACAAAGGATGCCCTGCATATTGCATGTTCAGGGTTTTGTTGGGGCGCTCCTCTTTTCAATGGAGACCCAGACTACTATTGGCTATGGATGGCGCTGTGTTACATAGGAGTGTCCTCTGGCTGTTTTAACAGTTGTTATACAGTCCATTGTTGGTTGCATCATTGACTGCTTTATGATTGGCACCATCATGGTTAAGATGGCTCGGCCAAAGAAGAGGAACCAGACCCTGATCTTCTCCAAAAATGCTGTCATTGCTCTGCGTGATGGCAAACTGTGCCTCATGTGGAGGGTGGGCAACCTGCGGAGGAGCCACATTGTGGAAGCTCATGTCCGAGCACAGCTTATACGATCATATGTCACAGCTGAGGGCGAGTTCATCCCTTTGGAGCAAATGGACCTCAATGTGGGCTATGATGAAGGTACAGACAGGCTGTTTTTAGTATCTCCACTGGTTATAGTCCATGAGATAGACAAAGATAGCCCTTTGTACACCTTAAGTCGAGCAGATCTGGATGCAGATGACTTTGAGATTGTCGTGATCCTGGAGGGGATGGTGGAGGCCACAGCCATGACCACCCAGTTCCGTAGTTCTTACCTTGTGAAAGAAATCTTTTGGGGTCACAGGTTTGAGCCAGTGATCTACGAGGATCGTGACCGCTACAAGATAGATTATGCACGCTTCCACAATACCTATGAAGTCCCGTCAACACCCCATCTCAGTGCAAAAGAGCTTGATGAAGCTGCGAGCAGTGCATCTTCTGCTGCATCTCCTGCATCAGCCTATAGATCTACACAAGACTTGATCCCACGGTCTCTGACCGCCTTTTGCTATGAGAATGAGGTAGTACTGAGCTGtgcagagggagaagaggaagaCATATTTGACTCTACAGAGATGGTAGGGAAGGACTGGGCAGAGGAGAGGAGGACTTCTGTTGACTTTCAAAGTATGTTTCATGACACAGAAACCATAACCCCAGGTAGTCACAATGTCATGTGTGTTCTAGACATGGACAATAACCAGATGGAGTTTGACATCCTACAGACCACGATTCCTCTTGATCCAGTCACATATAAGAGTGAGCAAGAGGCCTAA